The genome window GATCTATGTAAAATTGTGACTCTACATACCGTATATGatatccatatgaaatcgtgtgtgtCCATCTCAACAATTAAAATagttgaaagaaaaaacattagGATTTGTAACCCTATTgagaaattataaattatgctgaacatgtgatatatatatatatatatgtatgtggatGAAATttaataaggaaaataaaaacgAATATCCTTAGCACAAGATAAGGATGAAACCCTTTTATCAGTACCCATCTAATAATCTGATGCAATTTAGACCACACATGAATGGTGGAAATGTACATATCATTGCAAAGATCTAGATCTGCAAGTGATCGATCATGTTAAGAGTAGCTGATGTATAGGTTCTGTGTAGTTGTCGTTTAGGAGGAAATTTTTTTCTATAGGCGGGCCATAGCTTGTTATCCTTTACGTGTAAAGCtttcttttgtattattttatttgcttgtttcttttcttcattggtAACTTGAATGATTGACTTTGCCAAGCTCTGTTCTCTTCTACCTCCTTGAGCTATCTCAAGCGTTTCAGATCAAAAGAAGCAAATGGAAAGCGAGATAATATCAATAGAGTCCATCAAACCCTCTTCCCCAACACCTCATCACCTTAGAACCCACAAGATCTCTCTGATTGATCAATCTGGCGCTCCAGCGTTAGGTTCCGTTCTCTTTTTCTATCCACAAAGCCAAACTACCTCCATCTCCATGTCCAAGATATCACAACTGCTCAAACAATCTCTATCAACCACACTCACTCTTTACTATCCACTTGCCGGAAGATTCATCGACAATATCTCCATTGATTGTAACGATGAGGGGCTTTGTTATACGGTGGCTAGAGTTAATTATGATTTGCAGGATTTTCTCAACCAACCTGATATGACCAAAATACTGTCAAAAGTCCCTAAACTCGTCCCAAGGGAAATCATTTTTGGTAATCAAACAACAACAGGAGGTAACGTTGTTATGATTCAAGAAACTGTGTTTGCTTGTGGTGGTTTTGCTATCGGCATAGCTTTTCCACACCAGGTGTTTGATGCAACTTCTTTAATGGTGTTTCTCAAAACTTGGGCTACAATGGCTCGAGGAGGAGTAGCGAAACCTCCTGATTTCAGCTGCTCGTATTTGTTTCCTCAAGATACAAAATTTCCACAAAATCCGATGGACTCGACTTATGCAAGTGCATTTGGTAGAGAAGGTAACTTTGTTTTCAGGAGGTTTTCATTTGAAGGATCAACTGTAAGCAATCTTAAATCCAAAGCAACAAGCAATGGAGTTCATAACCCGAGCCGAGTACAAGTTGTGCTTGCACTCCTTTTTAGATGTGTCATGTCTGCATTGAAGGCGAAATATGGCAtccaaaattcagttttgaTGTCTACTTCAGTGAACTTGCGATCGAGGGCTGTGCCACCATTACCAGAAACAAGTGTGGGAAATTTAGTTTTGACGGTCCCCGCTATATTTGGTGAGGAAACAGATTTGTGTAGTTTCATAGGGAGGGTGAGGGAAAGCATATCCACCACAATC of Tripterygium wilfordii isolate XIE 37 chromosome 13, ASM1340144v1, whole genome shotgun sequence contains these proteins:
- the LOC120012642 gene encoding stemmadenine O-acetyltransferase-like: MESEIISIESIKPSSPTPHHLRTHKISLIDQSGAPALGSVLFFYPQSQTTSISMSKISQLLKQSLSTTLTLYYPLAGRFIDNISIDCNDEGLCYTVARVNYDLQDFLNQPDMTKILSKVPKLVPREIIFGNQTTTGGNVVMIQETVFACGGFAIGIAFPHQVFDATSLMVFLKTWATMARGGVAKPPDFSCSYLFPQDTKFPQNPMDSTYASAFGREGNFVFRRFSFEGSTVSNLKSKATSNGVHNPSRVQVVLALLFRCVMSALKAKYGIQNSVLMSTSVNLRSRAVPPLPETSVGNLVLTVPAIFGEETDLCSFIGRVRESISTTINGEFLKSLQGAQALQRFLEFMKETGESYSKALSNGAEFLVFNSWCNLGMYSFDFGWGKPIWFPCLALPLSGSVIQLMDDRMGNGIQAWMTLEEEIMSAVESDEELLSLASVHPNIPLEIDSL